The following coding sequences are from one Aliarcobacter skirrowii CCUG 10374 window:
- the rpmE gene encoding 50S ribosomal protein L31 gives MKKDIHPDYKVCQVSCACGNSFETKSNTETLRVDICSSCHPFFTGEQKLVDAAGRVEKFKAKYNMAK, from the coding sequence ATGAAAAAAGATATTCATCCAGATTACAAAGTATGTCAAGTTTCTTGTGCATGCGGAAATAGCTTTGAGACAAAATCAAATACTGAAACTCTAAGAGTTGATATTTGTTCTTCTTGTCACCCATTCTTCACAGGAGAGCAAAAACTTGTTGATGCTGCTGGAAGAGTTGAGAAATTCAAAGCTAAATATAATATGGCAAAATAG
- the miaA gene encoding tRNA (adenosine(37)-N6)-dimethylallyltransferase MiaA, whose amino-acid sequence MKEIAIIGTTASGKTALSLELADKTNSIILSLDSLCVYKEIDIASAKPTKKERGDIVHFGIDEVFPNEKFDVVEFLNLYQNAKKFAQENLKNLIIVGGTGFYLKALTDGLSLGFNSNVELDMSLNDTYNLLYSLDKEYMQKIDPNDRYRVQKAYSIYKQSGLIPSQYFKENPKVTLSADLKIFEILWEKEDLASRVALRTKAMIEAGLIDEIIYLEKKYTRLPNCMSSIGIVETLQYLDGKIDKKRLEDKIIQNTLKLAKRQNTFNKGQFENRVSNIISSLNSEIIKYFKI is encoded by the coding sequence ATGAAAGAGATTGCAATTATTGGAACAACAGCATCTGGTAAAACAGCTCTATCACTTGAACTTGCAGACAAAACAAACTCAATAATACTCTCGCTTGACTCTCTTTGTGTATATAAAGAGATAGATATTGCAAGTGCAAAACCAACAAAAAAAGAGCGAGGTGATATAGTTCATTTTGGGATAGATGAAGTTTTTCCAAATGAGAAGTTTGATGTTGTTGAGTTTTTAAATTTGTATCAAAATGCAAAAAAATTTGCACAAGAGAACTTAAAAAATCTAATAATTGTTGGTGGAACTGGTTTTTACTTAAAAGCTTTAACAGATGGTTTAAGCCTTGGTTTTAACTCAAATGTAGAGTTAGATATGAGTTTAAATGATACTTATAATTTGCTTTATAGTTTAGATAAAGAGTATATGCAAAAAATTGATCCAAATGATAGATATAGAGTTCAAAAAGCCTACTCTATTTATAAACAAAGTGGTTTAATCCCAAGTCAATACTTCAAAGAGAATCCAAAAGTTACACTAAGTGCAGATTTAAAAATATTTGAGATTTTATGGGAAAAAGAAGACCTTGCAAGTAGAGTTGCATTGAGAACAAAAGCTATGATAGAAGCTGGCTTAATTGATGAGATTATATATTTAGAGAAAAAATATACAAGATTGCCAAATTGTATGTCTAGTATTGGAATTGTTGAAACTTTACAATATCTTGATGGAAAAATTGATAAAAAAAGGCTTGAAGATAAAATTATTCAAAATACCTTAAAACTTGCAAAACGACAAAACACTTTTAATAAAGGTCAATTTGAAAATAGAGTTTCAAACATAATTTCTAGCTTAAATTCAGAGATTATTAAGTATTTTAAGATATAA